In Lentilactobacillus sp. SPB1-3, the sequence TCAAGGACTCGTTGTAAACGACTCATACCAGTAGCACCAATCACAGTTAAATCAATGTTGTGATCCTTTGGAAATTCAAATGAGATAACTGTCTTAGGATTACCAAATCGAATATGGACATCAATATCATCAAACCCAGTTTTTTGTTTAATTTCAGCAACGAGTTTGTTTAAATATTGGGTAGTATCTTCAACTAAATTGTTAATGACATCACCGTCAACCATTCCTCCGTAATTGTACCCATATTGAGTAGTACTGAGGACGTGTAAGACGTCAAGATGAGCTCCATTTAACTTAGCAATGGTAGCTCCTTTGAGAAGTGCACCTTCTGCTTGTTTAGATCCGTCCACTGGCACTAGTACTTTCTTGTAGCTAGTTTCCATGATTCTTCCCTCCAATAAGCTAATCTTTTAATCAATTCAATTATATCACTAATAAAAGATTGGCATAACTAATTTCGAGATGGAATAGACACCTTTGATTCTTCGAGAATGTGGTCATCCATTTTGCTTTGTAATTCATTTAACCAGAAACCATCGGATAAATCCAGAATGGAGTCTAGAGCATAAATGTGTAACTGGTAATTATGAATTGCATCAGGTGGTTGGGGGCCATTATATCGCCAAGCTGAATCAGGATTCTGGTTGCCAACAAGGCCACCAGCGGTGCTGTTTCGGCCTTGAACCATGGGGACAGCAACAGTCTGACTGTTATTTTCAGGAATTTCTGTTACTTTGCCGTCGATGTTAGCTGCAACCCAATGAATCCAAGCGAAGCCACTGACAGGAACAGCGTCCCAATCAATTAGTAAAAGTGCAAATGTCTTAGTATTCTTGGGTGCGTCTTGAATCGTGATCGGAAATGAAACGATTGGTGTATCATCTAACATTTCGGAAGCGTACTTGCCGTATTTATCGGGTAATAATCCATTTTCTAAGGGAACTGAAATTTTCATAGTTATTCACCTCAATTAAATTATTTAACAAACTCTAAGTTATAATACCCTTGGCCATTAGTTGTAATTTTATAGTTAGTGTAGCCATCAGCCAACCACTGATTCTTTGTTGCGTTGGCCCAATCTTTCGCATCGTCGATTGAAGAGAAAGTGTGCTCGGTTGAAAATGTCTCGTCATCAGAATGCGGTTTATCTTTAGGAGCTTTCGGCTGCTTTTGAGGCGTAGCGGTTGGCTTGGTTTGAGCATTGTTCAAAATGTTTTGCTCACGCTTCTTAACGGACTGATTATCAGTATCATTAATAACCGTCTGTAATTTTTTGCGTTGAGTAGTAGTAATGCCATTATCATCTTCTTGATTAAGTCTATCTTGGAATTTAGCGACCTGTTGATCTTGAATTTCAGTGGATAGCTTACCTTTCACGCTCTTGGTAATTGGATCATTGTTAATCTTATCTTGGGCGTTTTTCTTCGGATTTTGTAAGAAGCTAACGCCTATTCCAATTAATAGGGCAATTACCAACACGATGATGGCAAGCCACCATCCGCTAAACTTCGAACGTTCATGAACTCCATTTGGATTCTCGATATTAAAATCGTACCGTTTATAATTTGATGGTTCCTTTTTGTTATTCAAAAAAATCCCTCGTTTAGTTTTGCTTGCCAAGAAATGCTAACGACTATATTATAACAGAAAGGTTAAAATTATGAATTTAGGGAGGGATGGATCATCAAAGTTACGTTTGATAAATTGGCAGATCTAACACCAAAAGCTTTATTTGATATCTACCAATTGCGGGTCGCGGTCTTTGTTGTAGAACAAAAATGTCCGTACCAGGAAGTAGATGAAGATGACTTGACGGCATGGCATTTAAGCATGAGAAATGATGCTGGTGAACTGGTTGCTTATTGTCGAGTAATCCCTGAAAATAACGACACGGTTGCCCACATTGGTAGGGTAATTGTTAGAAAAGATCAGAGAAAATTTGGATTAGGCAGAAAGTTGATGCAAGATGCGCTAGAGATTTCAAAAGAAACCATGCCTAATCTTGAAAAGTATATTCTTGCTGGGCAAGAATATATCAAAGGCTTTTACCATTCATTTGGCTTCAAAGATGTTAGTGATGTCTATCTGGAAGATGATATTCCACACATTGATATGGAGTTGCCAGTTGGAAAAGTTATTGACAAGTAAATGACAACAGGTATAATCGAAAATTAAAGAAATGAATCTTTAACTCTAGTCCAGAGAGACTAGCAAGACAGCGAATATAAACGGGTGGAGTGGACCTTGGTTCACACTGTCTAAAAACGCTCACTGCTTGCTAGCAGTGGGCGTTTTGTTTTGGATTCAAATAAATTAAGACGGGGTGTAATTAATGCAACACAACCAAGATGAGTTTCATGATGACCGCGCGATTTTAGATATCCATGATATGCCAAAGTTTTGGCCATGGGTTGGCTTATCTTTGCAGCATATGTTTTCGATGTTTGGTTCGACAGTCATCGTGCCATTACTGGTAGGTTTAAGCCCAAGTATCGCGTTATTTTCTTCTGGTGTTGGTACTCTGTTACATATAATGATTACAAAACGAAAGATTCCAGCTTACATGGGTTCTAGTTTTGCCTTCATCCTTCCAATGACCGCATTGATGAAGACGACGGGATATCCCGGAATTGCTCAAGGAGTGATTGGTGTTGGTCTGGTGTACTTATTAGTAGCCTTAATTATTTGGCTGGTTGGCTCGGATTGGGTGGATAAGATTCTGCCACCCATTGTTGTGGGACCAATCGTGATGGTAATTGGTTTGTCGCTAGCTGGAAGTGCCGCGACTGACGCAATGATGAAAAATGGCAAATATGATCTTGAATATTTTATGGTGGCATTGTTTACCTTGTTTTTAGCGATTTTCTTCAATATGGTTTTTAAAGGCTTTATTGGCCTAATTTCCATTCTGTTAGCAATCGTTTGTGGATACATCTTATCAGTTTGCTTAGGAATGGTTGATATCCATGCGATTGCCAGTGCAGCATGGTTTCAAATGCCAGCATTTGAGATTCCTGGTATTTCATATCAATTTAAATTGAATTGGCAGGCAATCGTTTCTATTACGCCTATTGCCTTTGTGACTATGACTGAACATATGGGCCATATTATGGTGTTGAACGAAATTACTGGTCGGAACTTTTTTAAAGACCCAGGACTGAATCGAACGTTAGCTGGTGACGGAACTGCTTCACTATTTGCAGGATTAGTTGGTGGTCCAGCAGTCACAAGTTATGGTGAGAATATTGGCGTCATGGCCATAACTAAGATTCATAGTGTCTACGTGCTAATGGGGGCCGCCATGTTTGCGATTCTTTTCTCATTTGTCCATAAGTTAAATGTGTTGATCATGCAAATGCCATTACCTGTGATTGGTGGGATTAGTTTCTTACTATTTGGTACTATCGCCACTTCAGGTATTCAGGTCATGATTGAAAATCAAGTAGATTTAGGATTGAAACGTAATCTGATGATAGCATCTGCTGTGATGGTGATTGGAGTGGGAAATGCATATTTGCAAATTGGTTCGAGTTTTCAATTCACAGGATTAGCCTTGGCAACGATTATTGGCATCGTGTTGAATCTAGTCCTACCACAAAAATCTGCCAGTGAGATTGAGCAGGAAAAGAAAGCAGCAACTAGAAATTAGTTTGAATTAAGTGTCTCCCAAATAAAAATTGAGTGAAATCCAAATTATCGCTATAATATTAACGTTAAGATCAAAAAAGATTAGTATTCAGTATATGCTTGGAACTGAAGAGGGGACTGTACACATATCCAGATTTTATATTGTGGTGATGATCGAATGTTTAATGGCGTAGTCTTATCAACATTATCATTGCTTAAAAACCAAACTGAGCCGCTTGATATCTATGTTATGACTGCTGAGTTCACTAATAAAAGAGACAAGTTTACAGGTTTCACTGATTATCATATTAATAAATTGCGATGGTTACTTAGAGAGCATGATTCTAAAAGTTCGGTGACTAAACTTGATATTACAGGGTTAGTGATGAATAATCCGCTGACGGCCAATGCTAATACGTTCTTCACGCCATATAGTATGCTGCGATTATATGCTGACCTTGTACCAGAGTTAAGTGGTCGAATTTTATATTTAGATGCAGACGTGCTGTGTAGAAAATCATTTGCTGATTTTTATCATCAGGATTTAAGCGACGTTGAAGTGGTTGGGACTCTGGATTATTACGGTAAGTGGTTTTTCCATCATCAATTGAAGAAATTTGACTACATTAATTCTGGTGTTTTGTTAATGAATTTAGATTTGATCAGAAAGACTAAATTATTACGCAAGTGTCGTCGTTTGTGCAAAATCAGACCAATGTTGATGCCTGACCAGTCAGCTTTGAATCGTTATTCGCATAAGAAACGTTTGGCGCCTAATCGTTTCAATGAACAACATGGAGTAAAGCCAAATACTGTATTTCATCATTTCAGCGCGAATTGGGTGATGTGGCCAGTGCCACATACAGTAGCGGTAAAACCTTGGGAACAAAAAAAGGTCCAAACAAAGTTGGGCCTTCACGATTATGATGACATTTATGATGAAGCGAATCGGATTATTCAAGATTTTGAATAGGCGATTCGCTTTTTTTGATTTGATTCTCGAAATATTGTCGGTAGAGTGGATGGTGTTCTAGCAAGTATTCGTGAGTCCCGTAGCCACTGATTTGACCATTCTCGATAAAATAAATCTTATCCGCATCAATGATAGTATTGATACGATGAGCAATGACCAGAGTGGTACGTTTATGCATCAATTTTTTAAGAGCAGATTGGACCATTGCTTCTGATTCTGGATCCAAGCTAGCAGTGGCTTCATCTAACATCAATATTTTTGGATCTCGAATGAATGCTCTGGCAATGGTTAAACGCTGCCGTTGACCACCAGAAATGTTTGCTCCATTTTCGTCAATATGAGTTTCTAATTTATCTGGCAGTGCTTCAACAAATTTTTTAGCCGAAGCTAATTCCAATGCATTCCAAAGCTCATTATCGTTCACGGTTTTATTCAGCCCATATGTCAGATTATATCTAATGCTACCGGACATAATGTCAGCACCTTGCCCCACCAGTCCCAACTGGTTTCTCCAGTTAATAATATTAATATCTTCTAGTTTGGTGGTGCCACCTAAAGTTATTTCACCACTATTCGGTTGATAGAATCGCTCAAGTAGACTAAATATAGTTGATTTACCGCTACCTGAAGGCCCAACAAAAGCAACAACTTCATTCGGTTCCGCAGTAAATGAGATGCCATGGAGGACTTCTTGACTGTCATCATAACTGAATGAAACATTTTGCATGTTCAGAGATTTTCCCGTGAGATCAATCTGTTGACCAGCCACAGTGTTTTCTTCTGGAACGGCTAGTAATTCTTGGATTTTCATGGTTGATCCGCTGGCCTTGGCGACCTCTGTTACAAATTGTCCCACAGTCGTGAAGGGGACTATTAATTGAATCATGTACATTAAAAAGGCCATTAAGGTTCCCATAGTCATGGTTCCCAAACTTATTCGATAGATTCCATAAGCCAGTATGGCAACGATTAAAGCAAGCATCATTACTCCGGTTGTCGGACCAATAATCGAATCATAGATTGCTTCTTTTATTCCAAGTTGGTAAAGAGTTTTCATGTGATTGGAGCCGTTGTTTTTTTCAAGTTCACTAGCAGTTGATGACTTAACTAATCGGGCATTATTCAGAACTTCGCTAATTCTGCCATTTAAAGTGGCTAAGGAATCCTGACGTTTACGGGCAATCGAAGAAGATAGACGAAAAATTGGTAACAGGATTAATAGCATTAGTGGAATGGTAATAAACATAATTAGTGTCATCTTCCAGTCCATCAACAACATTAAAATTAAGGCGCCAACTAATTGAAGTATAGAGGTGGCCATCCTTGGAAGTGAGTCTGCAAGTAAGTTTTTTACTTGAGTGGAGTCGTTGGTTATACGAGAAGCGATTTGCCCCGACTGATTAATATCTAAATATGGAATAGGAAGCGATAAGGACTTTTGCCACAGCCGTTCCCGCAATAAATAAACAACATCTTCCCCGAAGATTCCTAATAAACTTCCTGAAATGGCACCTAAAAAAATACTAAAAGCAAATAAAATACCAACAATTAGTAATAAATGGAAGTTAACTCCATTAGGAATATGATTTAGAAGGTCTTTAGCTAATAGCGGAACTAACAGTTGTAAACTGACTGCAATCGCGCCAAATAAAGTCCCAAGAACTAAATAGAGATATTGAGGCTTAATTAATTTTATAAGAGCAAAAAAATCGGATACATTCAATTTAGAATGTGATTTAGACATATTGAAATCTCCTAATTATGATTGGTCGTGCCAACCAGCAATATCATCGGGCTCGAAGTCGTAGCTCAAAGGTTTGTTATAGGCTGACTCATAAGCTAGTTTCTTTTGGTCGTAATCTTTCTGCATCATCGCATAGCTATTTTCTTTTACGTTTAATTCTGGGTCTGGAAAAATTGGATCTAAAACATGAACTCGATAACAAACTTTATTCAGATGGCCATCTGATGAGTCTGGAATGCCCAAATCAATTATTTCAGTGAAACAAGAAATTATTGGGACGTTAAACTTAGCTGCATAGTAGTAAGCACCACGTTGTGGCGGCCTTGGTTTACGATAATTAAACCACATTTCTTGCTCTGGATAAATCAAGACTGGATTGCCTTCATCCAGTTGATGCTTAACTAATTCCAAAAAATCGCTTCCCATGTATTCATGTACAGCAGCAATGGGAATCACATTGGCATAATTCATGAAGAAACCAAGCACACCACTCATGCGATTATTAGTAGCCTGACTAACGATAGCCATATTATGATAACCACCCTTGTGAAGTGCTTTTCGGATGGCTGTGTTTTCTAATGGGTTGAAATGGTTACTAGTAACAATTCCGGGCTGGTTGAGTTTCTTAATTTTTTCGGCGCCGATAATTTTAGTTTTTCGGTTAACCACAATTGTTATGACGTTTGCGAGAGTAGTGGCTAAGTGTAACTTGAATTTGTAAGATATTGTTGGTTGCTCTTTGACATACTCATCAAGAACAGTCCTAATTTCTTCTCGGGAAACTATGGGATCATTTACTTCAACCTTGTTATGAAATTCCTCAGCATTGACGGATTTCTTGATATTTTGAATAACTGCTTCTTGTGAATTAGTCATATGAATACCTATTTGCTTTCGTTTTCACCCAACACACTTTTAAGCGTGATCGGATCCTTTACGAGGTCCTTTGCTAGTCGCATAATCGTACCAGCCTTTGAGTCATTGGCCGCTCTGATTTCATCGGTAGTGGATGCAAGTTCAGTTGCTAGTTGCTCATAGTAAGGGGTTCTTTTAGCAGCCTGCCAAAATTCGTCTGCAAAGGGAACATCGTTGTATTGCCAAGGCTTTTCGAACAAATTGTAATGTACTAGTCTCGCAGGCTTAAAATCTTCAGGCATGACGGCAGTTTCTAAGTTCCACTCCATGGGTAATTGATAAATATCATCTTTGGCAATTGCGTTTAGGTAATCTTGATCAGGAGCAATTAGTTTGAAATGATAGGTCGTCAATAATTCTAAAAATTTATCAGTAAAATTGGTGTCACGGAACTTTTTAAGGTTCATTAAGAGAACGCCAGAATTGACATATAATTGATTACTAATTCCCACCGCATCGTTAGCATATCCAGCAACTACTGGATCAGTGGCTATAAAGCGATCGTTTGCAGCACCAACGATGCTTCCCATTAAGTCGATATCGTATAACTTAGCAATATCATCGCGAATGAGAATGTCGGCATCAACATAAATTGCTTTATCGAACTCTGGGAACATGTCACCGATGAATAGTCGATAGTAAATGGTTAAAGTTATGTAATCAGCTCGAAGAGTATTTTGATCATTATCAAAACGATTACCAAATTTTTCATCAAGTGCGATGAAACGAATGTTGACGTTATTTGTTGTTAGGGAGCTGATTTTGTCTTGATTTTCTTGAGATAACTCTTGATATAAGACAATTAAATCATAATTATTTTCATCGCTAGCGTGGTCAATAAGTGAAGCAATTGCAGTGGCTAACGGAGCTGCGTAACGATCATTGACTGAAAAAAATACCGGGATACTTTTAGATGACATTATAAATTCCTCTTAACTATAAATTATTAAATTAATGTTTTACATACTTTACGTACTCATAAGTATTAAGTTTACTACGTTGATTCATTTGATTGAAAATTATATTTCTCAACTGTTCCTGCTGTTGTTTGGAATTGAGATTGGGTTCCGGCTGAAACGGGCCGTCAAGATACACAGTTGCTTTGGGCTTTTTGTGCCAGCGAGATTTTTGATACGTGGTGGTCATGCAAAAAATGGGTGCAGGATTTTTGATGGGATAGCGAAATGCCGTGCCATCAAATGGGCGAATGATAGTTGCGTAAGGCCAAACATGTGCTTCGGGATATATAAATAAGGATTTATTCTGGTGGATCGAATCATCGACGGAACTTAAAAATTCTCTGTATTGGTGGATCGTGTTTGGAACAGGGATGGCTCCGCCCATCGGTAATAGTGGACCTATAACAGGCAACTTTAAATTTTCCGGAGCCACAATGACGTTTAATCTGTGGGAAATTCTAAATGGCATGAATGCATCACCCAATGGGGCTGTATGGTTACCATAGATATAAACTGCTTTATTACGATATGGCATTAAAATCTTACGATTTTTGATGTGAATGTGTAGTATCCATAAACATATTGGCGAGATAACCATTCGAACTATATTTTGTAGTAAACGCCCCATGATATTAAATAATCTTGAATGATGATAGCGATATTTCGATGGTAGTTGATAATCTTGATGGGCTAAGGTTACTATGTCATCAGTATAATTATGATAAAAAATGGTGCGTCGCTGTTTATGTGTCAATCAATCCCACCTCAGTTCAGTACTTGTAATAAATCACGTTTAAAAGTATATCATTACTATCTGGTATCTTCACGAATAACTTCGGATAATTAAAGCGGTAGATCAGAGAAACTTTTCCTCTAATCTACCGCTTTTTTTGTTAGTTGATATGTTTAATATTGTTATTACTAATGAACGACCGCGTTAATAATTAGAACCATTACCAAACCAACAACAGAGATGGCAGTTTCAAGCACCGTCCAAATTTGAAGAGTTTGCTTAACGTTTAATTCAAAGTATTCTTTAACCATCCAGAAACCAGCATCGTTAACGTGTGATGCGGCGATTGAACCAGCACCAATGGCTAGGGTGATCATTACTGGATCAGCGTGTGTTGCAGTAACCAAAGGCATAACCAAACCGGCAGCAGTTAATGAAGCAACGGCAGCAGATCCAAGAGATACACGTAAGATAACCGCAATTAACCAAGCTAAGATAATTGGTGAAAGAGATACGTTAGCCATAGCATGTTGAATGGCAGTACCAACACCACCATCAAGAAGAACTTGCTTGAAGGCAGCACCACCAGAGATAATCATCAAAAGAACGGCAACTGATTTAATTGCTTCGTTGAGCGTATCAGTAATTTGCTTAGCAGTTTTCTTTTGGTGAACACCCATTGACCACATAGCAAATAGTAATGAAACCAGCATTGCAGTGGTTGGGGTACCAATCATGTTCATGATAGCAGCAAGTCCGTGACGTTCAGCAGCTTTGTCACCATTATTGGCAATCAATGAGTAGATAGTTGAAATACCCATGAAGATAACTGGTGAAAGTGAAGTTAAGATTGAAATACCGAATCCTGGAGTGTCCTTTAAATCGAATTGTTTCATTTCGCCAAGGGCAGGGAGCTCGCGCTTAACTTTGAATGCGTTAGGCGCATAACGCTGAGCGAGTTTTGTGAAGACAGGACCAGCAATGATAACTGTTGGAATAGCAGCAATAAGACCAAAGATCAATACTTTACCAATACTTGCGCCCATTGCCATGGCAACAGCAGTTGGTGCTGGTTGTGGTGGCAAGAAGGCTTGTGTAGTTGATAAGGCAGCCAACATAGGAATTCCTAAGTAGAGCAATGGAATTTCGGCTTCAAGAGCAACGGCAAAGATGATTGGAGTTAAAAGAACTAATCCAACTTCAAAGAACATTGAGATTCCGATAATGAATGAAGCAATTACGACAGCTAGTTGTAA encodes:
- a CDS encoding universal stress protein, with protein sequence METSYKKVLVPVDGSKQAEGALLKGATIAKLNGAHLDVLHVLSTTQYGYNYGGMVDGDVINNLVEDTTQYLNKLVAEIKQKTGFDDIDVHIRFGNPKTVISFEFPKDHNIDLTVIGATGMSRLQRVLEGSVSSFVNRNSDHDVMVVRTTMDNKPIATD
- a CDS encoding uracil-xanthine permease family protein codes for the protein MQHNQDEFHDDRAILDIHDMPKFWPWVGLSLQHMFSMFGSTVIVPLLVGLSPSIALFSSGVGTLLHIMITKRKIPAYMGSSFAFILPMTALMKTTGYPGIAQGVIGVGLVYLLVALIIWLVGSDWVDKILPPIVVGPIVMVIGLSLAGSAATDAMMKNGKYDLEYFMVALFTLFLAIFFNMVFKGFIGLISILLAIVCGYILSVCLGMVDIHAIASAAWFQMPAFEIPGISYQFKLNWQAIVSITPIAFVTMTEHMGHIMVLNEITGRNFFKDPGLNRTLAGDGTASLFAGLVGGPAVTSYGENIGVMAITKIHSVYVLMGAAMFAILFSFVHKLNVLIMQMPLPVIGGISFLLFGTIATSGIQVMIENQVDLGLKRNLMIASAVMVIGVGNAYLQIGSSFQFTGLALATIIGIVLNLVLPQKSASEIEQEKKAATRN
- a CDS encoding glycosyltransferase is translated as MLYCGDDRMFNGVVLSTLSLLKNQTEPLDIYVMTAEFTNKRDKFTGFTDYHINKLRWLLREHDSKSSVTKLDITGLVMNNPLTANANTFFTPYSMLRLYADLVPELSGRILYLDADVLCRKSFADFYHQDLSDVEVVGTLDYYGKWFFHHQLKKFDYINSGVLLMNLDLIRKTKLLRKCRRLCKIRPMLMPDQSALNRYSHKKRLAPNRFNEQHGVKPNTVFHHFSANWVMWPVPHTVAVKPWEQKKVQTKLGLHDYDDIYDEANRIIQDFE
- a CDS encoding lysophospholipid acyltransferase family protein, with product MTNSQEAVIQNIKKSVNAEEFHNKVEVNDPIVSREEIRTVLDEYVKEQPTISYKFKLHLATTLANVITIVVNRKTKIIGAEKIKKLNQPGIVTSNHFNPLENTAIRKALHKGGYHNMAIVSQATNNRMSGVLGFFMNYANVIPIAAVHEYMGSDFLELVKHQLDEGNPVLIYPEQEMWFNYRKPRPPQRGAYYYAAKFNVPIISCFTEIIDLGIPDSSDGHLNKVCYRVHVLDPIFPDPELNVKENSYAMMQKDYDQKKLAYESAYNKPLSYDFEPDDIAGWHDQS
- a CDS encoding glycosyltransferase family 8 protein, producing MSSKSIPVFFSVNDRYAAPLATAIASLIDHASDENNYDLIVLYQELSQENQDKISSLTTNNVNIRFIALDEKFGNRFDNDQNTLRADYITLTIYYRLFIGDMFPEFDKAIYVDADILIRDDIAKLYDIDLMGSIVGAANDRFIATDPVVAGYANDAVGISNQLYVNSGVLLMNLKKFRDTNFTDKFLELLTTYHFKLIAPDQDYLNAIAKDDIYQLPMEWNLETAVMPEDFKPARLVHYNLFEKPWQYNDVPFADEFWQAAKRTPYYEQLATELASTTDEIRAANDSKAGTIMRLAKDLVKDPITLKSVLGENESK
- a CDS encoding ABC transporter ATP-binding protein, whose protein sequence is MSKSHSKLNVSDFFALIKLIKPQYLYLVLGTLFGAIAVSLQLLVPLLAKDLLNHIPNGVNFHLLLIVGILFAFSIFLGAISGSLLGIFGEDVVYLLRERLWQKSLSLPIPYLDINQSGQIASRITNDSTQVKNLLADSLPRMATSILQLVGALILMLLMDWKMTLIMFITIPLMLLILLPIFRLSSSIARKRQDSLATLNGRISEVLNNARLVKSSTASELEKNNGSNHMKTLYQLGIKEAIYDSIIGPTTGVMMLALIVAILAYGIYRISLGTMTMGTLMAFLMYMIQLIVPFTTVGQFVTEVAKASGSTMKIQELLAVPEENTVAGQQIDLTGKSLNMQNVSFSYDDSQEVLHGISFTAEPNEVVAFVGPSGSGKSTIFSLLERFYQPNSGEITLGGTTKLEDINIINWRNQLGLVGQGADIMSGSIRYNLTYGLNKTVNDNELWNALELASAKKFVEALPDKLETHIDENGANISGGQRQRLTIARAFIRDPKILMLDEATASLDPESEAMVQSALKKLMHKRTTLVIAHRINTIIDADKIYFIENGQISGYGTHEYLLEHHPLYRQYFENQIKKSESPIQNLE
- a CDS encoding lysophospholipid acyltransferase family protein, translating into MTHKQRRTIFYHNYTDDIVTLAHQDYQLPSKYRYHHSRLFNIMGRLLQNIVRMVISPICLWILHIHIKNRKILMPYRNKAVYIYGNHTAPLGDAFMPFRISHRLNVIVAPENLKLPVIGPLLPMGGAIPVPNTIHQYREFLSSVDDSIHQNKSLFIYPEAHVWPYATIIRPFDGTAFRYPIKNPAPIFCMTTTYQKSRWHKKPKATVYLDGPFQPEPNLNSKQQQEQLRNIIFNQMNQRSKLNTYEYVKYVKH
- a CDS encoding YbhB/YbcL family Raf kinase inhibitor-like protein codes for the protein MKISVPLENGLLPDKYGKYASEMLDDTPIVSFPITIQDAPKNTKTFALLLIDWDAVPVSGFAWIHWVAANIDGKVTEIPENNSQTVAVPMVQGRNSTAGGLVGNQNPDSAWRYNGPQPPDAIHNYQLHIYALDSILDLSDGFWLNELQSKMDDHILEESKVSIPSRN
- a CDS encoding GNAT family N-acetyltransferase, whose product is MADLTPKALFDIYQLRVAVFVVEQKCPYQEVDEDDLTAWHLSMRNDAGELVAYCRVIPENNDTVAHIGRVIVRKDQRKFGLGRKLMQDALEISKETMPNLEKYILAGQEYIKGFYHSFGFKDVSDVYLEDDIPHIDMELPVGKVIDK
- a CDS encoding gluconate:H+ symporter, with the protein product MQFLVLFLGIALLLLLIIKVKMNTFVALILTAFVVALGLGMNPADVPNTITKGIGSAMGQLAVVFSFGAMIGRLVSDAGGSYRISQTLINFFGKKRLQLAVVIASFIIGISMFFEVGLVLLTPIIFAVALEAEIPLLYLGIPMLAALSTTQAFLPPQPAPTAVAMAMGASIGKVLIFGLIAAIPTVIIAGPVFTKLAQRYAPNAFKVKRELPALGEMKQFDLKDTPGFGISILTSLSPVIFMGISTIYSLIANNGDKAAERHGLAAIMNMIGTPTTAMLVSLLFAMWSMGVHQKKTAKQITDTLNEAIKSVAVLLMIISGGAAFKQVLLDGGVGTAIQHAMANVSLSPIILAWLIAVILRVSLGSAAVASLTAAGLVMPLVTATHADPVMITLAIGAGSIAASHVNDAGFWMVKEYFELNVKQTLQIWTVLETAISVVGLVMVLIINAVVH